Proteins found in one Camelus bactrianus isolate YW-2024 breed Bactrian camel chromosome X, ASM4877302v1, whole genome shotgun sequence genomic segment:
- the LOC141576382 gene encoding melanoma-associated antigen 8-like yields MRDLHHTEADFHDPREAEDSEDEQDIWVEEEEGASPLSPSSSSSSSSSSSFSSLSSYSVLFLGSGEEVADSGTPSPAQSPQGVCPSPTAVAAPPWSQSEDNGLRSQGEEGPSTGQDPADAESRLHDALHLMMVDLMGFLLHKYRTKQPTSKEEMLNAVLRDDQDHFPAVLSQASECLQLVFGVDVKEVDPREHLYVLVPTLGLTYDGMQDDGQSIPKTGLLLILLGVIVLEGDFAPEEAVWGALSKMGLCAGREHFIYGEPRELITNVWVREGYVEYRQVANSDPARHEFLWGPRAYTETSKLQVLEHFLRINRRGPSSFPSLSEERVSDEEEGA; encoded by the coding sequence ATGCGTGACCTCCACCACACTGAAGCCGACTTTCACGACCCAAGAGAGGCTGAGGATTCCGAGGATGAGCAGGACATTTgggttgaggaggaggagggcgcatCCCCgttgtctccctcctcctcctcctcctcttcctcctcctcctccttctcctccttgtctTCCTACTCAGTCCTGTTCCTGGGCAGTGGCGAGGAGGTGGCTGATTCTGGGACACCCAGTCCCGCGCAGAGCCCTCAGggtgtctgcccctcccccacagccgtggcagcccctccctggagccagTCGGAAGACAATGGCCTCAGAAGCCAAGGTGAGGAGGGGCCCAGCACCGGGCAGGACCCGGCAGATGCCGAGTCCCGGCTCCACGATGCATTACATTTGATGATGGTTGACCTGATGGGCTTCCTGCTCCACAAGTACCGCACAAAGCAGCCGAcctcaaaagaggaaatgctgaaTGCGGTCCTCAGAGATGACCAGGACCACTTCCCTGCGGTCTTGAGCCAAGCCTCTGAGTGTCTGCAGCTGGTctttggggtggatgtgaaggaggtggaccccagggagcacttgtatgtcctggtccccaccctgggcctcacctaCGATGGCATGCAGGACGATGGGCAGAGCATTCCCAAGACTGGCCTCCTGCTGATACTTCTGGGTGTGATTGTCCTGGAGGGCGACTTTGCTCCTGAGGAGGCAGTCTGGGGAGCACTTAGCAAGATGGGGCtgtgtgctgggagggagcacttcatctatggggagcccagggagctcaTCACCAACGTGTGGGTGCGGGAGGGGTACGTGGAGTACCGGCAGGTGGCCAACAGCGATCCCGCTCGCCACGAGTTCCTGTGGGGTCCCCGGGCCTACACGGAGACCAGCAAGCTGCAAGTCCTGGAACATTTCCTCAGGATCAATAGAAGGGGTCCCAGTTCTTTCCCGTCCCTGTCTGAAGAGCGAGTGAGTGATGAGGAAGAGGGGGCCTGA